One window from the genome of Papilio machaon chromosome 6, ilPapMach1.1, whole genome shotgun sequence encodes:
- the LOC106714828 gene encoding origin recognition complex subunit 3, producing MDKDETISVSKGVFLFKNGFKKSLKAKHKPKVWVQSRFRKEPWYNCFQQTWNLFEVNIKELHHQTYSTLLNDIVDYIEFHHMNNYFGSIEGVIPTATLITGVNQPDHVSQFNALINLIRQNVTPHIAMTHSQDGSTTKLLVENVVWQLINGQGMLDHSENENIDDSMEFKLPKLKKNQCTMKSLHNWYQNACVNNSPNKKKKVNTKKPLIIIIPDFESFHCNVLQDFVMIVSSYISKLPIVLVFGVATSVSALHKSFPYHVSSKLLMKVFHSHSSPVYMNQVLENIFLTHTSPFHLSGKAFELLTDVFLFYDFSVAGLLQSIKYCMMDHFYGDNIKILCCARQDIDSAVAALSSHDLESVRQLLSFRPYLEEQNCKIKIKLFEDDNFFREILCKKMHELHDYLFSFYSCIRLLFVFIKDLPKNILGKSVREIYSKCAVENITGTQAFRECMQLINFQSQYKLVDTIKDALKSVNTCLQITSPMKALRSTPVKNNQNDISVNTIGESLMKTIRIHLLMFLRQIESANNQATLLTDGDEDTEIKTEAVPGDRYKLKEKLLRATRVERVQSEYEMIRSRFVSYLEEVFAKALQPPHAQTFHEVLFFSDVANVKKQIVGSPRGAIHTALSNPVYYLQCKCCILPSPESVSDTLPDVSLTYKLHRECGKHINLYDWLQAFAAIVNPTEDDQAHQDPTVQARFSRAVAELQFLGFIKSSKRKTDHVMRLTW from the exons atggatAAAGATGAAACGATATCTGTATCAAAg ggtgtatttttatttaaaaatggattCAAGAAAAGTTTAAAAGCTAAACACAAACCTAAAGTGTGGGTTCAATCTCGGTTTAGAAAAGAGCCCTGGTACAACTGTTTCCAACAGACCTGGAATTTGTTCGAAGTtaatataaag GAACTGCATCATCAAACCTATAGTACATTACTGAATGATATTGTTGATTACATAGAGTTTCATcatatgaataattattttggatCAATAGAAGGAGTTATACCCACTGCAACACTAATAACTGGAGTCAATCAACCAGACCATGTCTCCCAGTTTAATGCtctcattaatttaataag acaaAATGTAACACCACACATTGCTATGACTCATTCACAAGATGGATCAACAACCAAGTTACTTGTGGAAAATGTTGTTTGGCAATTGATAAATGGACAAGGCATGTTG GATCATTCAGAGAATGAGAATATTGACGACAGTATGGAATTTAAATTGCCAAAGTTGAAGAAAAATCAGTGTACAATGAAGTCTTTGCACAATTGGTATCAAAATGCATGTGTTAATAATTCaccaaataagaaaaaaaaagttaacacaAAAAAGCCCCTTATTATCATTATACCTGACTTTGAGAGTTTTCATTGTAATGTTTTGCAAGATTTTGTTATGATTGTTAG ttcgTATATATCTAAACTGCCTATAGTCCTAGTTTTTGGAGTAGCAACATCTGTTTCCGCATTACATAAGTCGTTTCCATACCATGTATCTTCAAAATTACTCATGAAGGTTTTCCACTCTCATTCATCACCAGTTTATATGAATCAA gtATTAGAAAATATCTTCCTAACACACACAAGTCCTTTCCATCTTTCGGGAAAAGCATTTGAATTGTTGACTGATGTGTTTCTATTCTATGATTTCTCAGTTGCTGGACTTTTACAAAGTATAAAg TACTGTATGATGGATCACTTCTATGGAGACAATATTAAGATACTTTGTTGTGCCCGACAAGACATAGATAGCGCTGTTGCGGCTTTGTCTTCGCACGACTTGGAAAGTGTCAGACAATTGTTGTCTTTTAGACCGTATCTAGAGGAACagaattgcaaaataaaaattaaacttttcgAAGATGATAATTTCTTCAGAGAAATATTGTGCAAAAAAATGCACGAACTTCACGACTActtgtttagtttttattcatgTATTAGATTATTGTTTGtctttataaaagatttaccAAAGAATATTTTAGGAAAATCG gtTCGTGAAATATATTCAAAGTGTGCTGTCGAAAACATAACCGGTACTCAAGCTTTTCGCGAATGTatgcaattaataaattttcaatcacAATATAAATTAGTAGATACCATAAAAGATGCTTTGAAATCAGTAAATACTTGTTTACAAATTACCTCTCCGATGAAAGCACTTCGTTCTACACCAGTTAAGAACAATCAGAATGATATATCTGTAAATACTATCGGTGAATcattaatgaaaacaataagGATACatttattgatgtttttaagACAAATAGAAAGTGCTAACAACCAAGCTACATTGTTAACCGATGGAGATGAAGACACAGAAATTAAAACAGAGGCCGTACCCGGGgatagatataaattaaaggaG AAGCTACTTCGGGCAACAAGAGTGGAGCGTGTGCAGTCAGAGTATGAAATGATAAGATCTAGGTTTGTGAGTTACTTGGAGGAGGTGTTCGCTAAAGCCCTGCAGCCGCCGCACGCGCAGACATTCCACGAGGTTTTGTTCTTCAGCGATGTCGCCAATGTTAAAAAGCAGATTGTTGGCTCTCCAAGAGGTGCCATACACACCGCATTAAGCAACCccgtttattatttacag TGTAAATGCTGTATCCTGCCGTCACCGGAGAGCGTGTCTGACACGTTACCCGACGTCTCTCTGACGTACAAGCTTCATAGAGAGTGCGGGAAACACATCAACCTGTACGACTGGCTGCAGGCCTTCGCCGCTATAGTTAACCCCACTGAAGATGACCAAGCGCATCAAGACCCTACTGTACA agCTCGATTTAGTCGCGCCGTAGCAGAGCTTCAATTCCTAGGATTCATAAAGTCGTCTAAAAGAAAGACTGATCACGTAATGCGTTTGACTTGGTAA
- the LOC106714867 gene encoding T-related protein encodes MAASHILSAVEPSVGGSARGGREREVGVALDDRDLWVRFQTLTNEMIVTKNGRRMFPVVKVTASGLDPTAMYTVLLEFVQVDSHRWKYVNGEWVPGGKAEVPPSNAIYIHPESPNFGAHWMKEPISFAKVKLTNKTNGNGQIMLNSLHKYEPRVHMVKVGTDLRRIMTYPFPETQFIAVTAYQNEEVTSLKIKYNPFAKAFLDAKERPEGYYQRDFVGTHYPQQSNSPHQYPQFGGWFVTSQSLYGSSNTVSRRPAPYPPRPPSRPRTLSPPSTYSNVERSSAGASNGSSSYTWAGSGYWSAAQSSPPQPASPAPYRTPPHAYPAPLEYSTAPAASATPASAPAPLYPLQYDAPAQHHSPYYQHAYAPYAHHAIEDISYWPNSLNTYGYQPSEYVGTGEVAYGTDGMSFGPSGPTLEATTGEGRNTPSGSEHQSGEREYKFSTEEERHSPCEETALPPRSPTQ; translated from the exons ATGGCGGCGTCACACATCCTAAGCGCGGTGGAGCCGAGCGTAGGCGGCAGTGCGCGCGGAGGCCGCGAGCGCGAAGTCGGTGTAGCACTTGATGACCGCGATCTCTGGGTTCGCTTCCAGACTCTCACCAATGAGATGATCGTCACCAAGAACGGCAG ACGTATGTTCCCTGTAGTCAAAGTGACCGCCAGTGGTCTGGATCCAACTGCGATGTACACGGTGCTACTAGAGTTTGTGCAAGTCGACTCACATCGATGGAAATACGTCAACGGAGAGTGG gtACCCGGTGGAAAGGCCGAGGTCCCACCCTCCAACGCCATCTATATTCATCCGGAGAGCCCAAACTTCGGAGCACATTGGATGAAGGAGCCAATTTCATTTGCTAAAGTCAAACTTACGAATAAAACTAACGGAAATGGACAG ATAATGCTGAACTCGTTGCACAAGTACGAGCCACGGGTACACATGGTTAAAGTGGGTACGGACCTGCGCCGCATCATGACGTACCCGTTCCCAGAGACACAGTTCATAGCAGTCACAGCGTACCAGAACGAAGAAGTCACGTCCCtcaagataaaatataatcccTTCGCGAAAGCATTCCTAGACGCAAAAGAACGACCCGAGGGATACTATCAAAGAGACTTTGTTGGAACTCATTACCCGCAACAAAGTAACTCTCCGCATCAGTACCCACAAT tcgGCGGATGGTTCGTTACGTCTCAATCATTGTACGGCAGCAGTAACACCGTGTCGAGAAGACCAGCCCCGTACCCGCCGCGACCACCTTCAAGACCTAGAACACTATCACCGCCTT CTACATACAGCAACGTGGAACGTTCATCAGCGGGTGCGTCCAACGGCAGCAGCAGTTACACTTGGGCAGGTAGCGGGTATTGGAGCGCGGCGCAGAGCAGCCCCCCGCAGCCCGCCTCGCCCGCACCTTATCGCACACCGCCGCACGCCTACCCCGCGCCCCTCGAGTACTCGACCGCACCCGCGGCCTCGGCCACGCCGGCCTCAGCGCCTGCACCGCTCTACCCCCTCCAGTACGACGCCCCCGCGCAGCACCACTCGCCCTACTACCAACACGCATACGCCCCGTACGCTCATCACGCCATAGAAGACATTTCTTATTGGCCAAacag TTTGAATACGTACGGCTATCAACCTTCGGAATACGTTGGCACTGGGGAAGTGGCTTACGGCACTGACGGTATGTCCTTTGGTCCCAGTGGTCCTACACTTGAAGCAACTACTGGAGAGGGTCGCAACACACCGTCCGGTTCTGAACACCAATCCGGAGAAAGGGAATACAAATTCAGTACGGAAGAAGAACGTCATTCTCCGTGCGAGGAAACAGCGTTACCACCACGATCACCAACGCAGTGA